The following are from one region of the Arthrobacter sp. TMP15 genome:
- a CDS encoding septum formation initiator family protein codes for MASRRPSVPKAQFTAGIGSDPDKAGKKAALPSTTADPTPADSPTPSGGKSGAAGKGSPVGKSGPAGKSGAAGKGSPAGKGIKGAKSGRQRATGPNSRNSQDGLPQTGGDSPVPARSFSGRLLVLGLTMAVVTLLLAPNVHTFLEQRAEIASLHEDIAAKESQQSAYKSELARWDDPAFIKQQARDRVSMLMPGETGYWVYGANGVEALDDSVDAAKAAAAQATTAKNATAIQVDPWVDSLWEAVQKSAVVEVPAAAPPAPPAPEPAPAP; via the coding sequence ATGGCCTCACGACGGCCCTCAGTGCCTAAAGCACAATTCACGGCCGGTATTGGCAGTGACCCGGACAAAGCTGGCAAAAAAGCTGCACTGCCGAGTACGACGGCGGATCCCACCCCAGCTGATTCGCCCACCCCCAGCGGCGGCAAGTCCGGCGCGGCCGGTAAGGGAAGCCCGGTGGGGAAGTCCGGCCCGGCAGGCAAGTCCGGCGCGGCAGGCAAGGGAAGCCCGGCCGGTAAGGGAATCAAAGGGGCGAAGAGTGGCCGGCAGCGTGCAACTGGACCCAATAGCCGTAACAGCCAAGATGGATTACCCCAGACTGGCGGGGACAGCCCAGTCCCGGCTCGTTCCTTTTCGGGACGACTGCTGGTGTTGGGGCTGACCATGGCCGTTGTCACCTTGCTGCTGGCACCGAACGTGCATACTTTCTTGGAACAGCGAGCCGAGATCGCCTCACTACACGAAGACATTGCGGCCAAGGAAAGCCAGCAAAGCGCTTACAAATCTGAGCTGGCCCGGTGGGATGATCCTGCTTTCATCAAACAGCAGGCTCGTGATCGAGTGAGCATGCTCATGCCCGGGGAAACCGGATATTGGGTTTATGGTGCCAACGGCGTGGAAGCACTTGATGACTCGGTTGATGCTGCCAAGGCAGCAGCCGCCCAAGCCACCACCGCCAAGAACGCCACAGCCATACAAGTTGACCCCTGGGTGGATAGTTTGTGGGAGGCGGTACAGAAATCTGCCGTGGTGGAAGTCCCTGCGGCAGCACCGCCAGCACCGCCAGCACCGGAACCCGCGCCGGCTCCCTGA
- a CDS encoding DUF501 domain-containing protein yields the protein MPATPSNAPGGRVPTQLDLDTLSRQLNRPVRDVVEIPARCVCGNPLVAATAPRLSNGIPFPTTYYLTHPVLTAAASRLEAAGLMNEMTDRLGSEDDLAAAYLKAHESYIAAREAIGERAGTGPVPEIAGISAGGMPTRVKCLHVLIGHALAAGPGVNPLGDEALAAVGQWWTAQTCHCEGAWNNEAPVPHKDLSRHVKHLNQQGS from the coding sequence GTGCCCGCAACGCCCAGTAACGCCCCGGGTGGACGTGTCCCCACTCAGCTTGATCTTGATACTCTCAGCCGCCAGCTCAACCGGCCTGTGCGTGACGTGGTGGAGATCCCGGCCAGGTGTGTCTGCGGGAATCCGCTGGTTGCTGCCACAGCTCCGCGACTCAGCAATGGGATTCCATTCCCCACCACATATTATCTAACACACCCCGTCCTGACAGCCGCGGCTTCACGTTTGGAGGCTGCTGGTCTCATGAATGAAATGACCGACCGGTTGGGTAGCGAGGACGATCTGGCTGCTGCCTACCTCAAAGCCCACGAGAGCTACATTGCAGCACGTGAAGCCATCGGAGAGCGGGCCGGTACGGGGCCGGTTCCAGAGATCGCTGGAATTTCGGCAGGGGGCATGCCTACCCGAGTGAAATGCTTGCATGTACTGATTGGCCACGCCCTTGCCGCAGGCCCGGGCGTCAACCCGCTCGGTGATGAGGCGCTTGCCGCCGTTGGACAGTGGTGGACTGCGCAGACGTGTCATTGCGAAGGGGCCTGGAACAATGAAGCGCCAGTACCGCACAAGGACTTGAGCCGTCACGTCAAACATTTGAACCAGCAAGGGAGCTAA
- the eno gene encoding phosphopyruvate hydratase, with the protein MALIEAIHAREILDSRGNPTVEVEVLLEDGAMGRAGVPSGASTGAFEASELRDGDKNRYQGKGVLQAVEAVLEVIAPELEGIDATDQRLIDSMMLELDGTPNKAKLGANAILGVSLAVASAAAESAGLPLYRYLGGPNAHVLPVPMMNILNGGSHADSDVDIQEFMVVPMGASTFSEGLRWGVEIYHNLKSVLQEKGLATGLGDEGGFAPNLPSNRAALDLIMEAIKRAGYEAGKDVGLALDVASSEFFKDGTYQFEGKSLSAAEMSAYYTELVADYPLVSIEDPLDEDDWEGWKTLTDAIGEKIQIVGDDLFVTNPERLARGIESNTANSLLVKVNQIGTLTETLDAVSMAQRAGYTTITSHRSGETEDTTIADICVATNAGQIKTGAPARSERVAKYNQLLRIEEELDDAARYAGRSAFPRFKG; encoded by the coding sequence GTGGCACTTATTGAAGCCATCCATGCACGCGAAATTTTGGATTCCCGTGGAAACCCGACCGTAGAGGTTGAGGTTCTCCTTGAAGATGGAGCCATGGGCCGCGCAGGCGTTCCCTCCGGCGCATCAACAGGTGCCTTTGAGGCCTCGGAACTCCGCGACGGCGACAAGAACCGGTACCAGGGCAAGGGTGTTTTGCAGGCAGTTGAGGCTGTTCTGGAAGTTATTGCACCCGAGCTTGAAGGCATCGACGCAACTGACCAGCGCCTGATTGACTCCATGATGCTGGAGTTGGACGGCACCCCGAACAAGGCAAAACTTGGCGCCAACGCCATCTTGGGTGTTTCCTTGGCCGTGGCCAGTGCCGCAGCCGAGTCTGCCGGACTGCCGTTGTACCGCTACTTGGGCGGACCCAACGCGCATGTGCTGCCAGTACCGATGATGAACATCCTCAACGGTGGCTCACACGCCGACTCCGATGTGGACATTCAGGAATTCATGGTGGTGCCGATGGGTGCCTCCACGTTCTCCGAGGGTCTGCGCTGGGGCGTTGAGATCTACCACAACCTCAAGTCAGTACTGCAGGAAAAGGGTCTGGCAACGGGCCTGGGTGATGAGGGCGGCTTCGCACCGAACCTCCCCTCCAACCGTGCAGCCTTGGATCTGATCATGGAAGCCATCAAGCGCGCAGGCTACGAAGCTGGCAAGGACGTGGGCTTGGCCCTGGACGTTGCCTCCTCCGAGTTCTTCAAAGACGGTACGTACCAGTTCGAGGGCAAGTCCCTTTCAGCCGCTGAAATGAGCGCGTACTACACCGAGCTTGTGGCTGACTACCCGCTGGTCTCCATCGAAGATCCTTTGGATGAAGACGATTGGGAAGGCTGGAAGACCCTCACGGACGCCATTGGTGAGAAGATCCAGATTGTTGGAGATGACCTGTTCGTCACCAACCCGGAACGTCTTGCCCGCGGTATCGAGTCAAACACCGCCAACTCACTGCTGGTGAAGGTGAACCAGATTGGTACGCTCACCGAGACCCTGGACGCAGTGTCCATGGCCCAGCGCGCCGGTTACACCACCATCACCTCGCACCGTTCAGGCGAAACCGAAGACACCACCATTGCTGACATCTGCGTTGCCACCAACGCCGGTCAGATCAAAACAGGTGCCCCGGCCCGCTCAGAGCGTGTTGCCAAGTACAACCAGTTGCTGCGCATCGAAGAAGAACTTGACGACGCCGCACGCTACGCAGGCCGCAGCGCGTTCCCGCGTTTCAAGGGCTAA
- a CDS encoding Ppx/GppA phosphatase family protein — MRVAAIDCGTNSIRLLIADVIQDPDDGAKLTDVHREMRAVRLGQGVDVTGVLAEDALERTFAAVDDYAALITAARVERVRFVATSATRDAGNRDVFVAGIQDRLGVLPDVASGAEEAALSFAGAVSVLPVLDDRNVLVVDLGGGSTEFVLGDASGVRGSLSTNMGCVRFTERYLKSDPPTAAQITAAEAAIEEKLNDVLAVLPLGEIDGVVGVAGSITTVTAQALGLASYQSKVIHAAVVPLEEIDKAASALLAMTRKERGELGFMHPGRVDVIGAGALIWRTVLRRLAKLSGGSLESATTSEHDILDGIALAAAHS; from the coding sequence ATGCGTGTGGCAGCCATTGATTGTGGAACCAATTCCATCCGTCTGCTCATCGCCGACGTTATCCAAGACCCAGATGACGGGGCGAAGCTGACAGATGTGCATCGTGAAATGCGGGCCGTCAGGCTGGGCCAGGGTGTTGATGTCACAGGTGTATTGGCAGAAGATGCCCTTGAGAGAACGTTCGCTGCAGTAGATGACTATGCGGCACTCATCACTGCTGCACGTGTGGAACGCGTCAGATTCGTTGCCACCAGCGCCACACGTGACGCCGGCAACCGCGACGTTTTTGTTGCAGGAATTCAGGACAGGCTCGGCGTGTTACCGGACGTTGCCAGTGGCGCCGAAGAGGCCGCACTCTCATTTGCCGGTGCGGTGAGCGTTTTGCCCGTGCTGGATGATCGCAACGTCCTTGTTGTAGACCTTGGTGGGGGCAGCACTGAGTTTGTCCTTGGCGATGCATCAGGCGTTCGCGGCTCGCTCAGCACCAACATGGGCTGTGTGCGCTTCACCGAGCGCTATCTAAAAAGTGATCCGCCCACCGCTGCCCAGATCACGGCCGCAGAGGCCGCGATCGAAGAGAAATTAAATGACGTCCTGGCGGTGCTTCCACTAGGAGAGATCGATGGTGTGGTTGGTGTTGCAGGCTCAATAACCACTGTCACCGCACAAGCCCTGGGGTTGGCCAGTTATCAGAGCAAGGTGATTCATGCCGCCGTCGTTCCGTTGGAAGAAATAGACAAAGCAGCATCCGCGTTACTTGCCATGACGCGCAAAGAACGAGGCGAGCTTGGCTTCATGCATCCCGGGCGTGTCGACGTCATTGGCGCTGGAGCACTCATCTGGCGCACCGTGCTGCGCCGCCTGGCAAAGCTCAGCGGGGGGAGCCTGGAATCGGCAACTACCAGCGAACACGATATTCTGGACGGAATCGCACTGGCAGCAGCCCATAGCTGA
- a CDS encoding MazG family protein → MKADTQHNCKGRATSSELEIARLVGVIAALREHCPWTAALTHESLTKYLLEESYEFIEAVETQHTAEMANELGDILLQVVLHANLAAEQGHFGLADVAHGLSEKMIRRSPHVFHADGTLQESFPASIAEIEETWERVKAAERAKRIEETGSEKAPAQSSPFTGIPATLPALAMAQKVVERAERAGIDLERAQPRVAQPTTGVGALGEWIGTEEELGNVLFDVVRLAQQRGLDAEQALRKTVHKTLRKTQRKTQHKTQRNVRRNH, encoded by the coding sequence TTGAAAGCTGACACGCAGCACAACTGCAAGGGGCGGGCTACTTCCAGTGAGCTGGAAATAGCCCGCCTTGTTGGCGTCATTGCGGCTCTTCGTGAACACTGCCCGTGGACGGCCGCCCTGACTCATGAATCCTTGACTAAGTACCTGTTGGAGGAATCCTACGAGTTCATTGAAGCCGTTGAAACACAACACACAGCCGAAATGGCTAATGAGCTGGGCGATATTCTGCTGCAGGTGGTGCTCCACGCCAACCTGGCTGCGGAGCAGGGCCACTTTGGGCTTGCCGATGTGGCCCATGGGCTCTCGGAAAAAATGATTCGGCGCAGTCCGCACGTCTTCCACGCCGACGGCACCCTACAGGAGAGCTTTCCTGCTTCCATCGCTGAAATCGAAGAGACGTGGGAACGGGTTAAAGCCGCCGAACGTGCCAAACGCATCGAAGAAACGGGCTCGGAAAAAGCGCCTGCACAGTCCAGTCCTTTCACAGGGATTCCGGCCACGCTGCCGGCGCTGGCCATGGCACAAAAGGTTGTGGAGCGCGCGGAACGCGCCGGCATTGATCTGGAGCGCGCCCAGCCCAGAGTGGCCCAGCCCACCACGGGCGTGGGCGCTCTCGGTGAGTGGATCGGCACTGAAGAAGAGCTCGGGAACGTACTGTTCGACGTCGTCCGTCTTGCCCAACAGCGTGGCTTGGATGCCGAGCAGGCCCTGCGCAAGACAGTGCACAAGACGCTGCGCAAGACACAGCGCAAAACACAGCACAAGACACAGCGCAATGTGCGCCGCAACCACTAA